The following DNA comes from Candidatus Bathyanammoxibius amoris.
GCCATGGGACAAGCTGAGTACCGCGGTCGGCACCCTCGGGGTGTACATGGGAATAAAGAACCTTCCTTATATTGTGAAAGAACTCCTTAAGAACGGCAGGCCCAAGGACACCCCTGTGGCTATAATACGCTGGGGCACCACGTCGCGACAGGAAACATTGGTAGGGACACTGGAAGACATTGTGGAAAGGTCTAAGGATATAAAACCCCCTGCCGTTACCGTAGTGGGTGAGGTAGTTAAACTCAGGAAGTGTCTGAACTGGTTTGAGACCAGACCGCTCTTCAGGCGGACAGTGGTGGTCACAAGGTCAAGGGACCAGGCAAGCGATTTCGCGAGAGAGTTGGAAGAACGGGGTGCAAGGGTTATAGAGTTTCCTACCATTAAGATCACGGAGCCAACGGACATTTCACCTCTCGATAAGGCAATCCGTGAGCTAAGCACCTTCCACTGGGTGGTTTTTACCAGCGTAAACGGGGTAGAGGCCTTTTTCCGGCGGCTGTTCCATCTGGGGATGGACGTGCGGGAACTGAAGGGCGTAGAGATATGTGCAATCGGGCCTGCGACTGCCGGGGAGGTGCGGAGGTACTGTCTGAGTGTTGATTGTCAGCCCTCAAAATACGTGGCGGAAGAGGTGCTGGAGGAACTGAAGAAGAGAGGAGATTTGAAAGGAAAGCGGATCCTGATGCCAAGGGCCGATATTGCCAGGAGTTTTCTGCCGGAGGAGTTAAAGAAATTGGGTGCAGAGGCCGTCGAGGTCACCGCCTATTGCACCGTGCTTGCGGAAACGGGTGAGAAAAAACTGCTGGAGAGGATAACTGCTGGAGAGGTAGACGTAGTTACCTTTACCAGCTCGTCCACGGTGAGGAACTTTGTGAAGATAATAGGCAAGGAGAACCTGGCCAGGTTAAACGGCAAGGCACGCTTTGCCAGTATAGGACCTATAACTACCGGTACGGCGGAAGAACTGGGTCTTAATATATCCAAAGAGGCGAAGGAATATACCATCCCCGGCCTGGTAAAGGCCGTTGAGGAAATGCTGACGACGTAGCTGTCCGGCTGGCTGGTTTGAAATTACTGATGCAAGAGCAGGGAACTTCAGGTCCATATCTGTAAGGCCCGGAAAATTATATCCCGGCAAGAGTCGCTTTTTTAGACAGGTCTATCTGTAATGTTGAGTTCTTATGCCCCGCACAACAGGGTTTTTCCAGGGCGTCACCCGGGGATAGGGGCTGCATCTGGTTCCGGGGCACTGAAATAGTACATTGCCCGCGCCCGGACTGGATTCTAGCCGTCAACCTGGGTCTTGAGATACTCCCTGAGTTCAATAAGACCTTCCGGAATTTCTTCCAACCTGTCGAGGGCAGAGCTCAGTTTCGTGTTCAGCGTCCTTATCCTGTGGCCCATCTGCCGGAGGACCCGTAGCGCAAGTGTGGGGTCCACTCTTACGCGTTTAAGGAACATTTCGTGGTCGATGGCAAGTACCCTTGCATCACCCATGGCCTTAACGGTGGCAGACCGGGGCTTTGCGTCAAGCAGACTCATCTCGCCAAATATGTCCCCCTCTTTTAATATGGCCAGTGCCGTCTCCATTTTTCCGTGGCCCTTAACGACCTTTACGTTTCCGGACTGGATTATGTACATTACCCGGCTTTCTGAGCCTTCTTCTACAATAACGTCACCGTCCTTATAGGTT
Coding sequences within:
- the cobA gene encoding uroporphyrinogen-III C-methyltransferase — protein: MKKVYLVGSGPGDPGLITVKAVECITKADVIIYDYLVGEELLKYAREDAEIIYVGKQGNRHTLEQDEINDLIVEKARQDKTVTRLKGGDPFVFGRGGEEAVYMAERGIPFEVVPGITAAIAAPAYAGIPVTHRDYTSTLGLITGHENPEKGGSALPWDKLSTAVGTLGVYMGIKNLPYIVKELLKNGRPKDTPVAIIRWGTTSRQETLVGTLEDIVERSKDIKPPAVTVVGEVVKLRKCLNWFETRPLFRRTVVVTRSRDQASDFARELEERGARVIEFPTIKITEPTDISPLDKAIRELSTFHWVVFTSVNGVEAFFRRLFHLGMDVRELKGVEICAIGPATAGEVRRYCLSVDCQPSKYVAEEVLEELKKRGDLKGKRILMPRADIARSFLPEELKKLGAEAVEVTAYCTVLAETGEKKLLERITAGEVDVVTFTSSSTVRNFVKIIGKENLARLNGKARFASIGPITTGTAEELGLNISKEAKEYTIPGLVKAVEEMLTT
- a CDS encoding cyclic nucleotide-binding domain-containing protein, producing MAEEGFLGTTYKDGDVIVEEGSESRVMYIIQSGNVKVVKGHGKMETALAILKEGDIFGEMSLLDAKPRSATVKAMGDARVLAIDHEMFLKRVRVDPTLALRVLRQMGHRIRTLNTKLSSALDRLEEIPEGLIELREYLKTQVDG